The uncultured Hyphomonas sp. genome includes a region encoding these proteins:
- a CDS encoding aldo/keto reductase encodes MSVQRRKIGDREVYPVGLGCMNICHAYGPPLPEDEAKALLLKAFDLGCDFFDTATIYGLGRSEELIGQALGAHRQDFFLASKCVLGFRDGKRILDGRPEVIKAACEASLKRLKTDVIDLYYLHRPDPNVPIEDSVGALADLVSEGKIRFAGLSEMGAEQLRRGAAVHPIAAMQSEYSLWVRNPEIAVMQACQELGTALVAFSPVGRGFLADPPADPATFHETDMRLSIFPRFNAENYAGNLPLLEEAKAVAAEAGCSVAQLAIAWTMAKGPNVLPIPGTTNLMHLEENHRAAEVTLTPEQVARLDAHFAPERAVGPRYSAMGQATVTTEMYEFEQANG; translated from the coding sequence ATGAGCGTACAACGTCGCAAGATCGGAGACCGGGAAGTATACCCGGTTGGCCTTGGCTGCATGAACATCTGTCATGCCTATGGCCCGCCGCTTCCGGAGGACGAGGCCAAGGCCCTGCTGCTAAAGGCCTTCGACCTTGGGTGCGATTTCTTCGACACCGCGACGATCTATGGATTGGGCCGGAGTGAGGAACTGATCGGCCAGGCGCTTGGGGCTCACCGGCAGGACTTCTTCCTGGCCAGCAAATGCGTGCTGGGCTTTCGGGATGGCAAGCGCATCCTGGATGGGCGTCCGGAGGTGATCAAGGCGGCGTGCGAGGCAAGCCTGAAACGTCTGAAGACGGACGTTATCGACCTCTATTACCTGCACCGGCCGGATCCGAACGTGCCGATCGAGGACTCGGTCGGCGCGCTGGCGGATCTGGTGTCTGAAGGCAAGATCCGGTTTGCGGGACTGTCGGAAATGGGCGCTGAGCAGCTACGCCGCGGCGCCGCTGTCCATCCCATCGCGGCCATGCAGTCGGAATATTCGCTCTGGGTTCGAAATCCTGAGATTGCGGTGATGCAGGCATGTCAGGAGCTGGGCACGGCACTCGTGGCGTTCTCGCCGGTCGGACGTGGTTTCCTTGCGGACCCGCCGGCGGACCCGGCAACTTTCCACGAGACGGACATGCGCCTCAGCATCTTCCCGCGCTTCAATGCGGAGAATTATGCGGGCAATCTGCCCCTGCTGGAGGAGGCAAAGGCCGTGGCGGCGGAGGCAGGCTGTTCAGTCGCCCAACTGGCAATTGCCTGGACCATGGCAAAAGGGCCGAATGTGCTGCCGATCCCCGGCACCACGAACCTCATGCATCTGGAGGAGAACCATCGCGCCGCGGAGGTCACCCTCACACCGGAACAGGTCGCGCGCCTCGATGCGCACTTCGCGCCCGAGCGCGCTGTCGGTCCGCGCTACAGCGCGATGGGACAAGCAACGGTCACGACCGAGATGTACGAGTTCGAGCAGGCGAATGGCTGA
- a CDS encoding DUF938 domain-containing protein, giving the protein MADKPVALEDRADGGDGRRYAPSTARNREPIRDLFAAQGLTAGDVLEIASGTGEHGAFLTDTFPRLRWTYSDIDPAGRASQEAWRNAAEHDRLLGPVIIDASSDDWGEVEGKAWDLMVSVNMVHISPFVATEGLLRGAGRLLKPGGHLFLYGPYARNGEIAPSNAAFSENLQSRDPAWGVRDLDRQLVPLAEAAGLHLKDVVPMPANNFSVIFRR; this is encoded by the coding sequence ATGGCTGACAAGCCGGTCGCGCTTGAGGACCGCGCAGATGGCGGGGATGGACGGCGCTACGCACCCTCGACCGCCCGTAACAGAGAACCCATCCGGGACCTCTTTGCGGCGCAGGGATTAACCGCCGGAGATGTACTGGAGATTGCCTCCGGCACGGGTGAGCACGGCGCGTTCCTGACCGACACATTTCCCAGACTGCGCTGGACCTATTCCGATATCGACCCGGCTGGCCGCGCCAGCCAGGAAGCGTGGCGCAATGCGGCGGAGCATGACCGCCTGTTAGGCCCGGTGATAATTGATGCCTCGTCCGATGACTGGGGCGAAGTGGAGGGCAAGGCCTGGGACCTCATGGTCTCGGTCAACATGGTCCACATTTCCCCCTTCGTGGCGACAGAGGGTCTGCTGCGCGGCGCGGGGCGCCTGCTGAAGCCGGGCGGACACCTCTTCCTCTACGGGCCTTACGCCCGCAATGGCGAGATCGCGCCGTCGAACGCGGCGTTCAGTGAAAACCTTCAGTCACGTGACCCGGCCTGGGGCGTGCGGGATCTCGACCGGCAGCTCGTTCCGTTGGCGGAAGCGGCTGGCCTGCACCTCAAGGACGTCGTCCCGATGCCCGCGAATAATTTCAGTGTGATCTTCCGACGCTAG